The genomic DNA AGCTCCCGCACTAAATCGGGCTGCTGGCAAAAGCCGATGATGGTCAGCGTGGCTCCGCCGGGCCACGCCGCCCGCAGCGCCCGCGTCAGGGCGATGGCCTCCCACACGCCATTTAGCGCCGAAATGGTGCCCGAAAACAGCAGCCGCAGCGGCTCGTTGGCGGCGGGCATGGGCCGCGCCAGGGGGGGTAGGGCCTCGCCAAGGGCGGGCTGATATTTGTTTTCGAGCAGCAGCACCCGGCCGGGGGGTAGGGCTTGCAAAAACGGCAACTCGTCGGCATAGCTGGCTTCGGCCAGTAGCACGGCCGCCGCCCGCCGGGCCGCCACGCCCTCCACCCAGCGCAGACCCGCCGCCAGCGCGCGCTTCGTCAGCCCACGGTACACCTGCTGCGTGCCCACGTTGAGGGCGTAGTTTTCGCGGATATCATACACGAATTCCCTACCCCTCCCCAGCGCCCGCCACAGCACCGTAAGCGGCAGCAGCTCAGGCGCGTGCACGATGACCAAATCGGGCCGTAGGCGGCGCAGCAAACGCCAGTAATGGGCCTGCGCCAGCAGCCGCCCCAGGCTCAGGCGCGCGCCGCTGAAAATGGGGTGCAGCGTGATGCCCGCGCCCGGCCGCGCCGCCGCGCTGGCCTGGCCCGCCACGGCCACTCGCGCGCCCAGGCCAGCCAGGGTGCGGGCAAACTTGCCCAGCATCCGGGTGTCATCCACGGGCTTAAGCACGGAGGCGAGCAGAATGGACGCGGGCGAAGAAACGGGAGCTGGCATGGATAGCAGCGCCGGGGCAAGTGCGCCACAGCGAGGGGGGTAGGGCCGGCGGCAAAGCGCCAACCAAAGTCCCTGGTAGGGTGATTGGGAGCAAAGATGCGCTTTTCAACCCCTAAAGATGCTAGTTTTGCGCCCAATTCTACTTTACGTATTCTCATGGACACCACCGCCCACCACAGCCCCGTGCTCGACCGCTTTGCCGCCCAGGAGGCCATCGAGCACGCTTGGCACGACCGTACGCTGCTCGACCAGCCCGAAACCAAAGCCGCCATCGAGCACACCATTGAAGACCTCGACAAAGGCCACCTGCGCGTGGCCGAGCCGCCCACCGAAGAAGGCGGCGAGTGGAAAATCAACGAGTGGGTCAAGAAGGCCGTTATCCTTTATTTCCCGCTGCGCCAGATGAGCACCCAGGAGGTCGGCCCCTTCGAATATCACGATAAAATGGCCCTCAAAACTGATTACGCCGGCCAGAAAGTGCGCGTGGTGCCGCCCGCCGTGGCCCGCTACGGGGCCTACCTGGCCCCCGGCGTCATCCTGATGCCCAGCTACATCAACATCGGTGCTCACGTGGGCGAGGGCACGATGGTGGACACCTGGGCCACCGTGGGCTCGTGCGCCCAGGTGGGCAAACACGTGCACCTGAGCGGGGGGGTAGGCCTCGGCGGCGTGCTGGAACCCGTGCAGGCCGCCCCGGTTATTATTGAAGATGGCGCGTTCATCGGTTCGCGCTGCATCCTGGTCGAAGGCTGCCGCATCGGCAAGGAAGCCGTGATTGGCGCGGGCGTTACCATCACCGGCAGCACCAAGATTATCGACGTCACCAGTCCCGAACCGAAAGAGTATAAAGGCTACGTGCCGCCGCGCTCGGTCGTCATTCCAGGTACCATTCCCAAACAATTTCCGGCGGGGGAATATCAGGTGCCGTGCGCGCTCATTATCGGCCAGCGCAAGCCCAGCACGGATTTAAAAACGAGCCTCAACGACGCGCTGCGCGAACATAACGTATCTATCTGAACCACGGATTCGACGGATTTTTCGGATTAATCGGATTTTGTAGTCGATTATTTTCCTTATCCTTAAATTAAAAAGGGCTGTCCATTTGGACAGCCCTTTTTAATTCTGATTAGACCTAATTCTTACGTACAAATCGACTACAAAATCCGATTAATCCGAAAAATCCGTCGAATCCGTGGTTCAGATAGCCCGCTTCAGTTTCTCACCAAACAGTGCCTTCACCTTATCCACTTTGGGCTTGGCCACAAACTGGCAATAAGGCTCGTGGCCGTGCATGTTGAAGTAATTCTGATGGTAATCTTCGGCTACATAAAACTCCGGCGCGGCCGTGATTTCGGTTACCACGGGGTTGGGGAAAGCGTGGCCGTCGTTGAGTTTCTTTTTGTATTCCTCGGCGAGCTTTTTTTGCTCGTCGCCGTGGTAATAAATAACCGAGCGGTACTGCGTGCCGGTATCATTACCCTGGCGGTTGAGGGTCGTCGGGTCGTGGGTTTTCCAGAAGATTTCCAGCAACTCTTTATAGCTGATTACGGCCGGGTCGAACGCAACATCAATTACCTCAGCGTGGCCGGTCATGCCGCTGCATACTTCCTTGTAGGTGGGGTTTTTGATGCGGCCCCCGGCGTAGCCCGACACCACTTTTTCTACCCCCTTCAAATTCTGAAAAACGGCCTCGACGCACCAAAAGCAGCCGGCCCCAAAGGTTGCATGTTCCATAAAATCGCAGATTTACGCGGATTAAATTGATTGCGCTGATTCTGACGTCAGCGTGTCTGGTTAACGGGATTTTGGGTAGTACCGTTCAGTATAGTCTGGATGGTGCGAGTTTACCCTATTTGCGAAAACGAGCGGCCACTACCAGGTCTTTTGAGCCGGGCGTGTACTGGTAAAAGCCCTCGCCCGATTTCACGCCCAGGCGGCCGGCCATCACCATGTTTACCAGCAGCGGGCAGGGCGCGTACTTGGGGTTGCCAAGGCCCTCGTGCAGCACCCGCAGGATGGCCAGGCACACGTCGAGCCCAATAAAATCGGCGAGCTGCAACGGGCCCATCGGGTGGGCCATGCCGAGCTTCATCACCGTATCAATTTCCTCCACGCCCGCTACCCCCTCAAACAGGCTGATAATGGCCTCGTTAATCATGGGCATGAGAATGCGGTTGGCCACGAAGCCGGGGTAGTCATTGACCTCGGTGGGCGTTTTGCCGAGCTGGCGCGACAGCTCCATCACGCGCCGCGTCACCTCATCGGAAGTGGCGTAGCCGCGAATAACCTCCACCAGCTTCATCACCGGCACGGGATTCATAAAGTGCATCCCAATTA from Hymenobacter psoromatis includes the following:
- a CDS encoding 3-hydroxybutyryl-CoA dehydrogenase (converts (S)-3-hydroxybutanoyl-CoA to 3-acetoacetyl-CoA), producing MHVAVIGSGTMGNGIAHVFAQHGFSVALIDINQPALDKALTIITKNLGRQVTKATFSEDDKVATLGRLRTFTSLAEGVANAELVVEAATENVDLKLQIFRDLDQCAPAGAILASNTSSISITKIAAVTKRPTQVIGMHFMNPVPVMKLVEVIRGYATSDEVTRRVMELSRQLGKTPTEVNDYPGFVANRILMPMINEAIISLFEGVAGVEEIDTVMKLGMAHPMGPLQLADFIGLDVCLAILRVLHEGLGNPKYAPCPLLVNMVMAGRLGVKSGEGFYQYTPGSKDLVVAARFRK
- a CDS encoding peptide-methionine (S)-S-oxide reductase, whose protein sequence is MEHATFGAGCFWCVEAVFQNLKGVEKVVSGYAGGRIKNPTYKEVCSGMTGHAEVIDVAFDPAVISYKELLEIFWKTHDPTTLNRQGNDTGTQYRSVIYYHGDEQKKLAEEYKKKLNDGHAFPNPVVTEITAAPEFYVAEDYHQNYFNMHGHEPYCQFVAKPKVDKVKALFGEKLKRAI
- a CDS encoding 2,3,4,5-tetrahydropyridine-2,6-dicarboxylate N-succinyltransferase, which encodes MDTTAHHSPVLDRFAAQEAIEHAWHDRTLLDQPETKAAIEHTIEDLDKGHLRVAEPPTEEGGEWKINEWVKKAVILYFPLRQMSTQEVGPFEYHDKMALKTDYAGQKVRVVPPAVARYGAYLAPGVILMPSYINIGAHVGEGTMVDTWATVGSCAQVGKHVHLSGGVGLGGVLEPVQAAPVIIEDGAFIGSRCILVEGCRIGKEAVIGAGVTITGSTKIIDVTSPEPKEYKGYVPPRSVVIPGTIPKQFPAGEYQVPCALIIGQRKPSTDLKTSLNDALREHNVSI